The Streptomyces sp. NBC_01775 genome includes a region encoding these proteins:
- a CDS encoding CobW family GTP-binding protein yields MDSAAGSGRGAVGGRIPVIILAGFLGSGKTTLLNHLLRRSRGTRIGAIVNDFGSIEIDAMAVSGQVDSMVSLGDGCLCCAVDTSDMDEVLDVLARPSAGMDVLVIEASGVAEPETLIRMILASESPHIVYGGLVEVVDAAEFEAVRERHPELDRHVSAADLLVLNKADRVDEEAQRALRGELERLSPGTPVVPARHGRVDPALLFDRVRRERAAVEQLSFDSLLYGDEDEEEGGEVPGGAHGVGEDHSGHLHAAYEAVEFRSDTPLDPRRFLAFLDSRPAGLYRMKGFVDFGAADPAHRYALHAVGGFLRFAPEPWPRGEARETQLVMIGSSIDAAALCKGLDACVGHPGEGDPRAMWGILRYVDAEADDDPSDPGNLGGAAESGDLSDLDDLSGPGDLSDPGEQPDGLGEPAPH; encoded by the coding sequence GTGGACAGTGCGGCGGGCAGCGGGCGCGGCGCGGTAGGCGGCAGGATTCCGGTGATCATTCTGGCCGGGTTTCTGGGCTCGGGGAAGACCACCCTTCTCAACCACCTCCTGCGACGCAGCAGAGGCACCCGGATCGGGGCGATCGTCAACGACTTCGGCAGTATCGAGATCGACGCCATGGCCGTGTCCGGGCAGGTCGACTCGATGGTCTCCCTGGGGGACGGCTGTCTGTGCTGTGCCGTCGACACCAGCGACATGGACGAGGTCCTCGACGTGCTCGCCCGCCCCTCCGCCGGCATGGACGTTCTCGTGATCGAGGCGAGCGGGGTGGCCGAGCCGGAGACGCTGATCCGGATGATCCTCGCGAGCGAGAGCCCGCACATCGTCTACGGCGGGCTCGTGGAGGTCGTGGACGCCGCCGAGTTCGAGGCCGTCCGCGAGCGCCACCCCGAGCTGGACCGGCATGTCTCGGCCGCCGACCTGTTGGTGCTCAACAAGGCCGACCGGGTGGACGAGGAGGCGCAGCGCGCGCTGCGCGGGGAGCTGGAGCGGCTGAGCCCGGGCACGCCCGTCGTCCCGGCACGCCACGGCCGCGTCGACCCGGCTTTGCTGTTCGACCGGGTGCGGCGTGAGCGTGCGGCCGTCGAGCAGCTCTCGTTCGATTCGTTGCTCTACGGGGACGAGGACGAGGAGGAGGGCGGAGAGGTGCCCGGGGGCGCGCACGGCGTGGGCGAGGATCACTCCGGGCATCTGCACGCCGCCTACGAGGCCGTGGAGTTCCGTTCGGACACGCCACTGGACCCCCGCCGTTTTCTCGCGTTCCTGGACAGCAGGCCGGCCGGGCTCTACCGGATGAAGGGCTTTGTCGACTTCGGCGCCGCCGACCCGGCACATCGATACGCGCTCCACGCCGTGGGTGGCTTCCTGCGCTTCGCGCCCGAGCCCTGGCCACGAGGAGAGGCGCGGGAGACCCAGCTGGTGATGATCGGCTCCAGCATCGACGCGGCGGCCCTGTGCAAGGGGCTCGACGCGTGCGTGGGCCACCCCGGGGAGGGCGATCCGCGGGCCATGTGGGGCATCCTCCGCTATGTGGACGCCGAGGCGGATGACGATCCCAGCGACCCCGGCAACCTCGGTGGCGCTGCCGAGTCTGGCGACCTCAGCGACCTCGACGACCTCAGCGGTCCGGGCGACCTCAGCGACCCCGGCGAGCAGCCCGACGGCCTCGGTGAGCCCGCCCCGCACTAG
- a CDS encoding M16 family metallopeptidase, whose protein sequence is MGHTATPPPATGGLTATEHRLANGLRVVLSEDHLTPVAAVCLWYDVGSRHEVKGRTGLAHLFEHLMFQGSAQVKGNGHFELVQGAGGSLNGTTSFERTNYFETMPTHELELALWLEADRMGSLLSALDEESMENQRDVVKNERRQRYDNVPYGTAFERMTAMVFPEGHPYHHTPIGSMADLDAASLDDAREFFRTYYAPNNAVLAIVGDIDPEQTLAWVEKYFGSIPGHEGKHPPRDGSLSDVMGEEERQVVEEEVPSRALMAAYRLPHDGTREADAADLALTALGGGESSRLYARLVRHDRTAVAAGFGMLRLAGAPSLGWLDVKASGGAEVADIQAAVDDELRRFAEEGPTEEEMERAQAQLEREWLDRLATVAGRADELCRFAVLFGDPQLALTAVGRVLEVSREEVRAVAAQRLRPDNRAVLVYEPVEAGEHAEDGESTAQDANAAHVENDNEETGQ, encoded by the coding sequence ATGGGTCACACGGCCACGCCCCCGCCGGCCACCGGTGGGCTGACAGCGACGGAGCACCGGCTGGCCAACGGCCTCCGTGTGGTGCTTTCCGAGGATCATCTGACCCCGGTCGCAGCTGTCTGCCTCTGGTACGACGTCGGCTCCCGCCACGAGGTGAAGGGCCGCACCGGCCTCGCGCACCTCTTCGAGCACCTGATGTTCCAGGGCTCGGCCCAGGTGAAGGGCAACGGGCACTTCGAGCTGGTGCAGGGTGCGGGCGGCTCCCTCAACGGCACCACGAGCTTCGAGCGCACCAACTACTTCGAGACCATGCCGACCCACGAGCTGGAGCTGGCGCTCTGGCTGGAGGCCGACCGGATGGGCTCGCTGCTGTCGGCGCTGGACGAGGAGTCGATGGAAAACCAGCGCGACGTGGTCAAGAACGAGCGCCGCCAGCGCTACGACAACGTCCCGTACGGCACCGCGTTCGAGCGGATGACCGCCATGGTCTTCCCCGAGGGCCACCCCTACCACCACACGCCCATCGGCTCGATGGCCGACCTGGACGCGGCCTCTCTGGACGACGCCCGCGAGTTCTTCCGTACGTACTACGCGCCCAACAACGCCGTGCTCGCCATCGTCGGGGACATCGACCCGGAGCAGACGCTCGCCTGGGTCGAGAAGTACTTCGGCTCGATCCCCGGACACGAGGGCAAGCACCCCCCGCGCGACGGCTCCCTTTCGGACGTCATGGGCGAGGAGGAGCGCCAGGTCGTCGAGGAGGAGGTGCCCTCACGCGCGCTCATGGCCGCCTACCGCCTGCCGCACGACGGCACCCGCGAGGCCGACGCCGCCGACCTGGCGCTGACCGCGCTGGGCGGCGGTGAGTCCTCGCGGCTCTACGCCCGCCTGGTGAGGCACGACCGCACCGCCGTCGCCGCCGGGTTCGGGATGCTGCGCCTCGCCGGTGCCCCTTCGCTCGGATGGCTGGACGTCAAGGCATCCGGTGGTGCGGAGGTCGCCGACATCCAGGCCGCCGTCGACGACGAGCTGCGCCGCTTCGCCGAGGAGGGGCCGACCGAGGAGGAGATGGAGCGCGCGCAGGCCCAGTTGGAGCGCGAGTGGCTCGACAGGCTCGCCACGGTCGCCGGGCGCGCCGATGAACTGTGCCGGTTCGCCGTGCTGTTCGGAGACCCGCAGCTCGCGCTGACGGCCGTCGGGCGCGTCCTGGAGGTCAGCCGTGAAGAGGTGCGCGCCGTCGCGGCGCAGCGGCTGCGTCCGGACAACCGCGCGGTGCTCGTCTACGAGCCGGTCGAGGCCGGCGAGCACGCGGAGGACGGCGAGAGCACGGCGCAGGACGCGAACGCGGCGCACGTGGAGAACGACAACGAGGAGACCGGTCAGTGA
- a CDS encoding bifunctional acetate--CoA ligase family protein/GNAT family N-acetyltransferase yields the protein MPSPEERAYPAHWEADVVLRDGGTARVRPITPDDAERLVSFYEQVSDESKYYRFFAPYPRLSDKDVRRFTHHDYVDRVGLAATVGGEFIATVRYDRIDELGRPAAEPADEAEVAFLVRDDQQGRGVASALLEHIGAVARERGIRRFAAEVLPANTKMIKVFTDAGYSQKRSFEDGSVHLTLDLEPTERSLAVMRAREQRAEARSVARLLAPGSVAVVGASRTPGGAGRTVLESLRAGGFTGGVYAVNRELPGSPTGTGPESAAELAGVPAYRSVGEIPEHIDLAVVAVPAEGLSSVVAECGEAAVQGLVVLSDGFGRDEQRELVRLARSYGMRLVGPNALGLINTGPDVRLNATPSIRMPARGRTGVFTQSGAIGITLLDGLDRRGIGPSSFVSAGNRADVSGNDLLQHWDEDPDTDVVLMYLESIGNPRKFTRLARRTAARKPVVVVKGARQRGSAPPPGHAAPASRAPDATVYALLRQAGVLMVDTFTELLDTGLLLAGQPAPAGPRVGIVGNTDALSLLTYDACLNDGLRPRPVVALPGTAGPGHFGTALGEALADPGTDAVLVTVIPAVPAELPGTAPTHDAADPPQGYVETLADALQQATEAAGGKPVAVVHLAMEGLEAALAARGLPSYPTPERASHALAEAVRYARWRAEAGAPGKVPEFEVDEAAAASLLARVTDVPARSQALTDQDTARLLGCYGIAVQPTLPAPDADTAAEAARTLGYPVALKTTASHLRHRADLGGVRLDIAGETGLRRAYGELTAALGAPEELRPVVQSMAPRGVGTVIRGTLDPAIGAVLSFGLAGTPSELLGDTAHRLVPVTDKEAAGLVRAIRSAPLLFGWRGAEPSDMAALEEVLLRVSLLMDDHPEVVAVELDPVVVAPRGVTVLSASVRAADPGRRPDLGARRLPAY from the coding sequence ATGCCGAGCCCCGAGGAGCGCGCCTACCCGGCCCACTGGGAAGCCGATGTCGTCCTGCGCGACGGCGGGACGGCCAGGGTCCGGCCCATCACGCCGGACGACGCTGAGCGGCTCGTCAGCTTCTACGAGCAGGTCTCGGACGAGTCCAAGTACTACCGCTTCTTCGCCCCCTACCCCCGGCTGTCCGACAAGGACGTGAGGCGCTTCACCCACCACGACTATGTCGACCGCGTGGGCCTCGCCGCGACCGTGGGCGGTGAGTTCATCGCCACCGTCCGCTACGACCGCATCGACGAACTCGGCAGACCGGCGGCCGAGCCGGCCGACGAGGCCGAGGTCGCCTTCCTCGTCCGGGATGACCAGCAGGGCAGGGGAGTGGCCTCCGCGCTCCTCGAACACATCGGCGCCGTGGCCCGCGAGCGCGGCATCCGCCGCTTCGCCGCCGAGGTGCTGCCCGCCAACACCAAGATGATCAAGGTGTTCACGGACGCCGGATACTCGCAGAAGCGCAGCTTCGAGGACGGCTCCGTCCACCTCACCCTCGACCTCGAACCCACCGAGCGCTCCCTGGCCGTCATGCGGGCCCGCGAACAGCGTGCCGAGGCCCGCTCCGTCGCCCGGCTGCTGGCCCCCGGCTCCGTCGCCGTCGTCGGCGCCAGCCGCACCCCCGGCGGCGCCGGACGGACCGTGCTGGAGAGCCTGCGCGCCGGAGGCTTCACCGGAGGCGTGTACGCGGTCAACCGTGAGCTGCCGGGCAGCCCCACCGGCACCGGGCCCGAGAGCGCCGCCGAGCTCGCGGGAGTGCCCGCCTACCGCTCTGTGGGGGAGATCCCCGAGCACATCGACCTCGCCGTCGTCGCCGTTCCCGCCGAGGGCCTTTCCTCCGTCGTCGCCGAGTGCGGCGAGGCCGCCGTGCAGGGCCTCGTCGTCCTCTCCGACGGCTTCGGCCGCGACGAACAGCGCGAGCTGGTGCGCCTGGCCCGCTCCTACGGGATGCGCCTGGTGGGCCCGAACGCGCTCGGCCTGATCAACACCGGCCCGGACGTGCGGCTCAACGCGACTCCCTCCATCCGGATGCCCGCACGGGGCCGCACCGGAGTCTTCACCCAGTCGGGCGCCATCGGCATCACCCTGCTCGACGGGCTCGACCGGCGTGGCATCGGGCCCTCCTCCTTCGTCTCCGCCGGCAACCGCGCCGACGTCTCCGGCAACGACCTGCTCCAGCACTGGGACGAGGATCCGGACACCGACGTCGTGCTGATGTACCTCGAATCCATCGGCAACCCGCGCAAGTTCACCCGGCTCGCCAGGCGCACGGCCGCGCGCAAGCCGGTCGTCGTCGTCAAGGGAGCCCGCCAGCGCGGCAGCGCGCCCCCGCCCGGCCACGCCGCACCCGCCTCCCGCGCCCCGGACGCCACCGTCTACGCCCTCCTGCGCCAGGCGGGGGTCCTCATGGTCGACACCTTCACCGAACTGCTGGACACCGGTCTCCTGCTCGCGGGGCAGCCCGCCCCGGCCGGGCCACGCGTCGGCATCGTCGGCAACACCGACGCGCTCAGCCTGCTCACCTACGACGCCTGCCTCAACGACGGGCTGCGCCCCCGGCCGGTCGTCGCGCTCCCCGGGACGGCCGGGCCCGGCCACTTCGGCACGGCGCTCGGCGAAGCGCTCGCGGACCCCGGAACCGACGCCGTCCTGGTCACCGTCATCCCGGCGGTCCCCGCCGAACTGCCGGGCACCGCGCCCACCCACGACGCGGCCGACCCGCCGCAGGGCTACGTCGAGACCCTCGCCGACGCGCTCCAGCAGGCGACGGAGGCCGCCGGAGGCAAGCCCGTCGCCGTCGTCCACCTCGCCATGGAGGGGCTGGAGGCGGCACTCGCGGCGCGCGGGCTGCCCTCCTACCCCACCCCCGAGCGGGCCTCCCACGCGCTGGCCGAGGCGGTGCGCTACGCCCGCTGGCGCGCCGAGGCCGGCGCTCCGGGCAAGGTGCCCGAGTTCGAGGTGGACGAGGCAGCGGCGGCGAGCCTCCTCGCCCGCGTCACGGACGTGCCCGCCCGCAGCCAGGCCCTCACCGACCAGGACACCGCTCGGCTGCTGGGCTGCTACGGCATCGCCGTCCAGCCCACCCTCCCGGCTCCGGACGCCGACACGGCCGCCGAAGCGGCGCGGACCTTGGGCTACCCGGTCGCGCTCAAGACCACAGCGTCCCATCTGCGGCACCGGGCCGACCTCGGCGGCGTGCGGCTGGACATCGCGGGGGAGACCGGATTGCGCCGCGCCTACGGCGAGCTGACGGCCGCGCTCGGCGCTCCCGAGGAGCTGCGGCCCGTGGTGCAGTCGATGGCGCCGCGCGGCGTCGGCACCGTCATCAGAGGCACCCTGGACCCGGCCATCGGCGCCGTGCTCTCCTTCGGGCTCGCCGGAACCCCCTCCGAGCTGCTGGGCGACACCGCGCACCGGCTGGTCCCGGTCACCGACAAGGAGGCCGCCGGTCTGGTCCGCGCGATCCGGTCCGCGCCCCTGCTGTTCGGATGGCGGGGCGCCGAGCCCTCGGACATGGCGGCGCTGGAGGAGGTGCTGCTGCGTGTCTCGCTGCTGATGGACGACCATCCGGAGGTGGTCGCCGTCGAACTGGACCCGGTGGTCGTCGCGCCGCGAGGTGTGACCGTGCTGAGCGCTTCGGTCCGTGCGGCCGACCCCGGGCGGCGCCCCGACCTGGGGGCGCGCAGGCTCCCGGCGTACTGA
- a CDS encoding M23 family metallopeptidase, which yields MAFTSPTRPTGKHRRPSKARRAGAGAAGIAGLATVGVVGTLASPAFASSGEQNRVHETGFNDAFGVSGRLSETLDQQAHTQVIEAEKAQAEAQSKEAAAKAKLEAKKKADEAKRKAAAEKAKKDRAEKAKAARAADAKRAKLSGYVLPVDGSHVSTGYKTGGGMWSSGSHTGIDFHAGMNTRVKSVAAGEVVEAGNGGAYGNNIVIKHKDGTYTQYGHLNSMSVSVGQTVTAGQQIALSGSTGNSSGPHLHFEARSGPDYGSDMDPIAYLRSHGLKV from the coding sequence ATGGCGTTCACCAGTCCCACCCGTCCCACCGGGAAGCACCGACGCCCCAGCAAGGCCCGCAGGGCCGGTGCCGGAGCCGCAGGCATAGCCGGGCTCGCCACCGTCGGCGTCGTCGGAACGCTCGCCTCCCCGGCCTTCGCTTCGAGCGGCGAGCAGAACCGCGTTCACGAGACCGGCTTCAACGACGCCTTCGGCGTGAGCGGCCGGCTCTCCGAGACCCTGGACCAGCAGGCGCACACCCAGGTCATCGAGGCCGAGAAGGCTCAGGCCGAGGCCCAGTCCAAGGAAGCGGCGGCCAAGGCCAAGCTGGAGGCCAAGAAGAAGGCGGACGAGGCCAAGCGCAAGGCCGCGGCCGAGAAGGCCAAGAAGGACCGCGCCGAGAAGGCCAAGGCGGCTCGCGCCGCCGACGCGAAGCGCGCCAAGCTGAGCGGTTACGTCCTCCCGGTCGACGGCTCCCACGTCTCCACCGGATACAAGACCGGCGGCGGCATGTGGTCCTCCGGCAGCCACACCGGCATCGACTTCCACGCGGGCATGAACACCCGGGTCAAGTCCGTCGCGGCAGGCGAGGTCGTGGAGGCCGGCAACGGCGGCGCGTACGGCAACAACATCGTGATCAAGCACAAGGACGGCACGTACACGCAGTACGGCCACCTCAACTCGATGAGCGTCTCGGTCGGCCAGACCGTCACCGCGGGCCAGCAGATCGCGCTGTCCGGCTCCACGGGCAACTCCTCCGGCCCGCACCTGCACTTCGAGGCCCGCTCCGGCCCCGACTACGGTTCGGACATGGACCCGATCGCCTACCTGCGCAGTCACGGCCTCAAGGTCTGA
- a CDS encoding M16 family metallopeptidase, with protein sequence MEFHPQPQSGTPKPWAFPTPERGTLANGLTVLRCHRPGQEIVAVEVNLPAPLDAEPEGLDGVATIMARALNEGTDKHDAEEFAAELERCGATLDSHADHPGVRVSLEVPVSRLPKGLGLLADALRAPAFPDGEVERLVANRLDEIPHELANPARRAAKELSRELFPAESRMSRPRQGTEETVRRIDAAAVRAFYEAHVRPATATAVVVGDLEGVDLDAALADTLGAWTGTAAEARPMPSISADDSGRVVIVDRPGAVQTQVLIGRIGPDRHDSVWPAQLLGVYCLGGTLTSRLDRVLREEKGYTYGVRAFGQVLRSSAEGTGAALLAISGSVATDVTGPALADLWQVLRVLAAEGLTDEERDVAVRNLVGVAPLRFETSDAVAGTLADQVEQFLPDDFQGRLYARLAEAGTVEATAAAVSAFPADRLVTVLVGDASQIADPVRELGIGEVKVVTGS encoded by the coding sequence ATGGAATTCCACCCCCAGCCCCAGAGCGGCACCCCCAAGCCGTGGGCCTTCCCCACGCCCGAGCGCGGCACCCTGGCCAACGGGCTGACAGTGCTGCGCTGCCACCGCCCCGGCCAGGAGATCGTCGCCGTCGAGGTCAACCTCCCGGCGCCGCTGGACGCCGAGCCCGAGGGCCTGGACGGGGTCGCCACGATCATGGCCCGGGCGCTCAACGAGGGCACGGACAAGCACGACGCGGAGGAGTTCGCCGCCGAGCTGGAGCGCTGCGGTGCCACGCTCGACTCGCATGCCGACCATCCGGGCGTGCGCGTCTCCCTGGAGGTCCCGGTCTCCCGGCTGCCCAAGGGGCTGGGCCTGCTGGCCGACGCGCTGCGCGCTCCCGCCTTCCCCGACGGCGAGGTCGAACGCCTCGTCGCCAACAGGCTGGACGAGATCCCGCACGAGCTGGCCAACCCCGCCAGGCGTGCCGCCAAGGAGCTGTCGCGCGAGCTGTTCCCCGCCGAGTCCCGGATGTCCCGCCCCCGGCAGGGCACGGAGGAGACGGTGCGGCGCATCGACGCGGCGGCCGTGCGCGCCTTCTACGAGGCCCACGTGCGCCCCGCGACGGCCACCGCCGTCGTGGTGGGCGATCTGGAGGGGGTGGACCTGGACGCGGCGCTCGCCGACACCCTGGGCGCCTGGACGGGTACGGCGGCCGAGGCCCGCCCGATGCCGTCCATCTCGGCCGACGACAGCGGACGCGTCGTCATCGTCGACCGGCCCGGCGCCGTGCAGACCCAGGTGCTGATCGGCCGCATCGGCCCCGACCGGCACGACAGCGTGTGGCCCGCACAGCTTCTCGGGGTCTACTGCCTGGGCGGCACCCTCACCTCGCGGCTGGACCGCGTGCTGCGCGAGGAGAAGGGCTACACCTACGGCGTGCGGGCCTTCGGGCAGGTGCTGCGGTCCTCGGCGGAGGGTACGGGCGCCGCGCTGCTGGCCATCAGCGGCTCGGTCGCCACGGACGTCACGGGCCCGGCGCTGGCCGACCTGTGGCAGGTGCTGCGCGTCCTGGCCGCCGAGGGCCTCACGGACGAGGAGCGCGACGTGGCCGTGCGCAACCTGGTGGGCGTCGCCCCGCTGCGCTTCGAGACGTCGGACGCCGTCGCCGGGACGCTGGCCGACCAGGTCGAGCAGTTTCTGCCCGACGACTTCCAGGGCCGCCTCTACGCACGGCTCGCCGAGGCGGGCACGGTGGAGGCGACGGCCGCGGCCGTCAGCGCCTTCCCGGCCGACCGTCTGGTGACCGTGCTGGTCGGTGACGCCTCCCAGATCGCGGACCCGGTGCGCGAGTTGGGGATCGGAGAGGTGAAGGTCGTCACGGGCTCCTGA
- a CDS encoding HPr family phosphocarrier protein has protein sequence MVERRVTIGWAEGLHARPASIFVRAASAAGVPVTIQKGDGSPVNAASMLGVLGLGAEGGEEVVLASEADDAAEALDRLAKLVSEGLEELPETV, from the coding sequence ATGGTTGAGCGCCGCGTCACCATCGGCTGGGCCGAGGGGCTGCACGCCCGCCCCGCCTCGATCTTCGTCCGTGCCGCATCGGCAGCCGGGGTCCCCGTCACCATCCAGAAGGGCGACGGCAGCCCGGTGAACGCGGCCTCCATGCTGGGCGTGCTCGGCCTGGGCGCCGAGGGCGGCGAGGAGGTCGTCCTGGCCTCGGAGGCGGACGACGCCGCAGAGGCTCTCGACCGTCTGGCCAAGCTGGTCTCGGAGGGCCTGGAGGAGCTTCCGGAGACCGTCTGA
- a CDS encoding DNA gyrase/topoisomerase IV subunit A has protein sequence MARRSKSRTPGTTPGEDFEERILDIDVVDEMQGSYLEYAYSVIYSRALPDARDGMKPVQRRILYQMHEMGLRPDRSYVKCARVVGEVMGKLHPHGDSPIYDALVRMAQGFSMRLPLVDGHGNFGSLGNDDPPAAMRYTECRSAPAAGLMVESIDEETVDFGANYDGSEEEPVTLPAAYPNLLVNGSSGIAVGMATNMAPHNLSEVIAAARHLIKHPGADLETLMGFIPGPDLPTGGKIVGLEGIKDAYVSGRGTFKIRATTAVEQVTPRRKGIVVTELPFAVGPEKVISKIKDLVNSKKLQGIADVKDLTDREHGLRLVIEIKNGFNPEAVLTQLYKLTPMEESFGINNVALVDGQPLTLGLKELLEVYVDHRFNVVRRRSEFRRSKRRDRLHLVEGLLVALVDIDEVIRIIRSSENAAEAKGALISRFGLSEIQTQYILDTPLRRLTKFDRLELEDERDRLKGEIEQLTRILDSDAELRKLVSSELSAVAKKYGTPRRTELLDATEAPVVSVPLEVADDPCRVLLSSTGLLARTANGETSFTEPAKRQKHDVIVSAVPATIRGEVGAVTSTGRLLRLTVVDLPQLPESASSPNLAGGAPVSEFLSLGSDETLICLSTLDESSPGLAIGTQQGVVKRVVPDYPSNKGELEVITLKDGDRIVGGAELRTGEEDLVFITDEAQLLRYPAGQVRPQGRPAGGMTGIKLTEGAEVIFFGAVDPAVDAAVFTAAGSEGTLDDSLSTAKLTPFDQYPRKGRATGGVRCQRFLKGEDKLRLAWAGPTPAYAANKAGAPLELPEVDPRRDGSGLPLTKPVATVAGPV, from the coding sequence ATGGCCCGCCGCAGTAAGAGCCGTACGCCCGGGACGACGCCCGGAGAGGACTTCGAGGAGCGCATCCTCGACATCGACGTCGTCGACGAGATGCAGGGCTCCTATCTGGAGTACGCGTACTCGGTGATCTATTCGCGCGCGCTTCCCGACGCCCGCGACGGGATGAAGCCCGTGCAGCGCCGGATCCTCTACCAGATGCACGAGATGGGCCTGCGCCCCGACCGCTCGTACGTGAAGTGCGCGCGCGTGGTCGGCGAGGTGATGGGAAAGCTCCACCCGCACGGTGACTCCCCCATCTACGACGCGCTGGTGCGCATGGCGCAGGGCTTCTCCATGCGTCTGCCGCTCGTCGACGGACACGGCAACTTCGGCTCGTTGGGCAACGACGACCCTCCGGCCGCGATGCGCTACACGGAGTGCAGGTCGGCCCCCGCAGCCGGGCTGATGGTCGAGTCGATCGACGAGGAGACCGTCGATTTCGGCGCCAACTACGACGGCAGCGAGGAAGAGCCGGTCACCTTGCCGGCCGCCTACCCCAACCTCCTGGTCAACGGCTCGTCGGGCATCGCCGTCGGCATGGCGACGAACATGGCGCCGCACAACCTCTCCGAGGTCATCGCCGCGGCCCGCCATCTGATCAAGCATCCGGGCGCCGACCTGGAAACCCTGATGGGCTTCATCCCCGGCCCCGACCTGCCGACCGGCGGCAAGATCGTCGGTCTGGAGGGCATCAAGGACGCCTACGTCTCCGGGCGCGGCACCTTCAAGATCCGCGCCACGACGGCCGTCGAGCAGGTCACCCCGCGCCGCAAGGGCATCGTGGTCACCGAGCTGCCGTTCGCCGTGGGCCCCGAGAAGGTCATCTCCAAGATCAAGGACCTGGTCAACTCCAAGAAGCTCCAGGGCATCGCGGACGTCAAGGACCTCACCGACCGCGAGCACGGACTGCGCCTGGTCATCGAGATCAAGAACGGCTTCAACCCCGAGGCCGTGCTCACCCAGCTCTACAAACTGACGCCGATGGAGGAGTCCTTCGGCATCAACAACGTCGCACTGGTCGACGGCCAGCCGCTGACGCTCGGCCTCAAGGAACTGCTGGAGGTCTATGTAGACCACCGGTTCAACGTGGTGCGCCGCCGCAGCGAGTTCCGGCGCAGCAAGCGGCGCGACCGGCTGCACCTCGTCGAGGGCCTTCTGGTGGCGCTGGTCGACATCGACGAGGTCATCAGAATCATCCGGTCGAGTGAGAACGCGGCGGAGGCCAAGGGCGCCCTCATCTCCCGCTTCGGACTCAGCGAGATCCAGACCCAGTACATCCTGGACACCCCGCTGCGCCGGCTGACGAAGTTCGACCGCCTGGAGCTGGAGGACGAGCGGGACAGGCTCAAGGGCGAGATCGAGCAGCTGACCCGGATCCTGGACTCGGACGCCGAACTGCGCAAGCTCGTCTCCTCCGAGCTGTCCGCCGTCGCCAAGAAGTACGGCACCCCGCGCCGCACCGAGCTGCTGGACGCCACCGAGGCGCCGGTGGTCTCCGTGCCGCTGGAGGTCGCCGACGACCCGTGCCGCGTGCTCCTGTCCTCCACGGGCCTGCTGGCACGTACCGCGAACGGGGAGACGAGCTTCACCGAGCCCGCCAAACGCCAGAAGCACGACGTGATCGTCTCCGCCGTACCCGCGACCATCCGGGGCGAGGTCGGCGCGGTCACCTCGACCGGACGGCTGCTGCGGCTCACGGTCGTGGACCTGCCCCAGCTGCCGGAGAGCGCCTCCTCCCCCAACCTTGCGGGCGGGGCACCGGTCTCGGAGTTCCTCTCGCTGGGGAGCGACGAGACGCTGATCTGTCTCAGCACACTGGATGAGTCCTCACCCGGGCTCGCGATCGGCACGCAACAAGGCGTCGTTAAACGGGTCGTGCCCGACTACCCCTCGAACAAGGGGGAGTTGGAGGTCATCACGCTCAAGGACGGCGACCGCATCGTCGGCGGCGCCGAGTTGCGCACCGGCGAGGAGGACCTGGTCTTCATCACCGACGAGGCCCAACTGCTGCGCTATCCGGCAGGCCAGGTGCGTCCACAGGGCCGTCCGGCAGGCGGGATGACGGGGATCAAGCTGACCGAGGGCGCCGAGGTGATCTTCTTCGGTGCGGTCGATCCGGCCGTCGACGCGGCTGTGTTCACCGCAGCGGGATCCGAGGGCACGCTGGACGACTCCCTCAGCACGGCCAAGCTCACGCCCTTCGACCAGTACCCGCGCAAGGGACGCGCGACGGGCGGCGTGCGCTGCCAGCGGTTCCTGAAGGGCGAGGACAAGCTTCGGCTCGCCTGGGCGGGCCCCACTCCTGCGTATGCGGCCAACAAGGCCGGCGCCCCGCTGGAGCTGCCCGAGGTGGATCCGCGCCGGGACGGCTCCGGCCTGCCCCTGACAAAGCCGGTGGCGACCGTGGCGGGCCCTGTATGA